A genomic stretch from Caloenas nicobarica isolate bCalNic1 chromosome 3, bCalNic1.hap1, whole genome shotgun sequence includes:
- the PEX13 gene encoding peroxisome biogenesis factor 13, which translates to MASQPPPPKPWENRRLAGTVAPAFQSPDLGDNLLTRPGQPTVARIPPPILPRPSQQTGSSSLSTFRPAYSSSFSPGYGSYGTSFYGSYSPYSYGYGGLGYNRFRTDDIPPSRFVQQAEESSRGAFQSIESIVHAFASVSMMMDATFSAVYNSFRAVLDVANHFSRLKVHFTKVFSAFALVRTIRYLYQRLQRLLGLRKSSENEDLWAESEGTVARVGLEDKAANSAKSWPIFLFFAVIMGGPYLIWKLLSTYSDEETVSSNWASGEDDHVVGRAEYDFNALSEEEISFRAGDMLKLAPKEQQPKIRGWLLASYDGQTTGLVPANYIKILGKRRGRKTVDLEKITEQPPAFTSTSVRGPTVAATLEEQEAAFDSVFAASSKVPVASDSTAVSGEKQEL; encoded by the exons ATGGCGTCGCAGCCGCCGCCTCCCAAGCCCTGGGAGAACCGGCGGCTGGCGGGCACCGTGGCGCCGGCCTTCCA GTCTCCTGACTTGGGTGACAACCTGCTGACCAGGCCTGGACAACCCACAGTTGCACGAATACCTCCGCCTATTTTGCCAAGACCATCCCAGCAAACGGGAAGCAGTAGCCTGAGCACTTTCAGGCCAGCATATAGTAGTTCGTTTTCTCCAGGCTATGGTTCATATGGAACCTCTTTTTATGGAAGCTATAGTCCTTACAGTTACGGATACGGCGGTTTGGGTTATAACCGCTTTCGTACAGATGATATTCCTCCCAGCAGGTTTGTTCAGCAGGCTgaagagagcagcagaggagcattTCAGTCCATTGAGAGTATCGTGCACGCATTTGCCTCAGTCAGCATGATGATGGATGCCACCTTTTCAGCAGTGTACAACAGTTTCAGAGCTGTGTTGGATGTAGCCAATCACTTCTCCCGCCTCAAAGTACACTTCACAAAGgtgttttcagcttttgctttagtGAGAACTATAAGGTATCTCTACCAACGCCTGCAACGATTACTTGGTCTGCGGAAGAGCTCTGAGAATGAGGATTTGTGGGCTGAAAGTGAGGGGACAGTAGCTCGTGTTGGCCTTGAAGACAAGGCGGCTAACTCCGCAAAGTCCTGGCccattttcttgttctttgctGTTATAATGGGAGGTCCCTATCTGATTTGGAAACTGCTTTCTACGTACAGTGATGAAGAAACAG TATCTAGTAACTGGGCGAGTGGAGAAGATGATCACGTAGTTGGAAGAGCAGAATATGATTTCAATGCTCTCTccgaggaagaaatttctttcCGTGCTGGTGACATGCTAAAATTAGCACCCAAAG aacaACAACCCAAAATCCGTGGTTGGCTTTTGGCCAGTTATGATGGCCAAACAACAGGACTCGTGCCAGCTAATTACATCAAAATCCTGGGGAAAAGAAGAGGTAGGAAAACAGTGGACCTGGAAAAGATTACAGAGCAACCACCAGCGTTTACCAGCACGTCTGTTAGAGGACCCACCGTTGCTGCAACGTTAGAGGAGCAGGAAGCTGCTTTTGATTCTGTTTTTGCTGCAAGTAGTAAAGTTCCTGTTGCGTCTGACTCCACTGCGGTTAGTGGAGAGAAACAGGAACTCTGA